In a genomic window of Methylobacter sp. YRD-M1:
- the ppx gene encoding exopolyphosphatase — MPKKPPETVAAVDLGSNSFHMIVCSLADGKLQTIDRLKEMVRLASGLDKKHNLDIATQNRALECLQRFGQRIRNFPPGSVRAVGTSTLRTAKNAEQFLAKAEKALNQPIDIISGIEEARLIYLGVSHSLGSNANLRFVMDIGGGSTEYIIGQDATPKKKESLPMGCVSVSNAFFKNGRLSKSAMTQAVLFAAQQLEPFEKKFQRKNWDEAIGASGTLRAIDKVLMVKNWSNNGITLEGLEQLIAHINRCDHVSELDLPGLDPERLPVFPGGVAILYATFQSLGIEQMTVSDGALREGLIQDLLGRIYDRDVRSATVQTLAERYHTDKEHAERVRQTIHSMLAQLNNETCLYNNENSEQFLDWAAYLHEIGHDIAHNQYHKHSAYIIENGDLAGFSRQDQILLATIVRSHRRKFSRSRFSDLPYPWDIDAPYLTIILRLAVLLRRNRHEHQLPEFKITIVKSKIRLQFPDNWLVQSPLTYADLIQEADYLKSSGFKLEFV, encoded by the coding sequence GTGCCAAAGAAACCGCCTGAAACCGTCGCTGCTGTAGACCTGGGTTCCAACAGCTTTCATATGATCGTTTGCAGCCTGGCCGACGGCAAACTGCAAACTATCGACCGGCTTAAGGAAATGGTCAGGCTGGCATCCGGACTGGACAAGAAACACAATCTGGATATCGCCACGCAAAACAGAGCGCTGGAGTGCCTGCAGCGATTCGGCCAGCGAATCCGCAACTTTCCGCCCGGCAGCGTACGCGCCGTTGGCACCAGCACCCTGCGTACGGCTAAAAACGCCGAGCAATTTCTGGCTAAAGCCGAAAAAGCCCTGAATCAGCCCATCGACATCATTTCCGGCATAGAAGAGGCGCGCCTGATTTATCTGGGCGTCTCGCACAGCCTGGGCAGCAATGCCAACCTCCGCTTCGTGATGGACATTGGCGGCGGCAGCACCGAATACATTATCGGCCAGGACGCCACGCCCAAGAAAAAAGAGAGCCTGCCCATGGGCTGCGTCTCGGTCAGCAATGCCTTTTTCAAGAATGGCCGATTATCAAAAAGCGCAATGACTCAAGCCGTCCTTTTTGCGGCGCAGCAGCTGGAACCTTTCGAAAAGAAATTCCAGCGTAAAAACTGGGACGAAGCCATCGGCGCTTCGGGCACGCTGCGCGCCATCGATAAGGTCCTGATGGTCAAAAACTGGAGCAACAACGGCATTACGCTGGAAGGTCTGGAGCAATTGATCGCCCATATCAATCGTTGCGATCATGTCAGTGAACTGGACCTGCCGGGCCTGGACCCGGAACGTCTGCCGGTGTTTCCGGGCGGCGTCGCCATCCTCTACGCCACCTTCCAAAGCCTTGGCATCGAGCAGATGACCGTCTCCGACGGTGCGCTCAGAGAGGGCCTGATACAGGATTTACTGGGCCGTATCTACGACCGCGACGTTCGTTCGGCGACCGTACAGACATTGGCCGAGCGCTATCATACCGATAAGGAACATGCCGAACGCGTCAGACAGACCATCCACTCTATGCTGGCGCAGCTGAACAACGAGACCTGCCTCTACAACAACGAAAACAGTGAGCAGTTTCTGGACTGGGCGGCCTATCTGCATGAGATAGGCCATGATATCGCGCATAACCAGTACCATAAGCACAGCGCCTATATTATCGAGAATGGCGATCTGGCCGGTTTTTCCAGACAGGACCAGATCTTATTAGCCACGATTGTCAGATCGCATCGGCGTAAATTTTCGCGCTCCCGTTTTAGCGATTTGCCGTATCCCTGGGACATCGATGCCCCTTATCTGACCATCATCCTGCGGCTGGCCGTACTGCTGCGCCGCAACCGCCACGAACACCAACTGCCGGAGTTCAAGATAACCATTGTAAAATCCAAAATACGTTTGCAGTTTCCGGATAACTGGCTGGTACAGTCGCCGCTGACCTATGCCGATTTGATTCAGGAAGCCGACTATTTAAAATCTTCGGGCTTCAAACTGGAGTTTGTATAA
- a CDS encoding ABC transporter ATP-binding protein — MKALSIRNLKKIYSNGFVALKGIDLDVEAGDFFALLGPNGAGKSTTIGIISSLINASSGSVSIFGHDLQHDRARAKSCIGLVPQEVNFNQFETVKNILLNQAGYYGIPHKIALQRAELCLKQMDLWDKRDTVSRRLSGGMKRRVMIARALVHAPKLLILDEPTAGVDIEIRRSMWKLMQEVNRQGTTIILTTHYLEEAESLCRNIAIINHGQIVENSDMASLLARLNIDYFVLDLAEPIDTVPVIEGYQIDRVSDKVLNVAVPKENGLNTLFNLLTERNIKVISLKNRTNRLEQLFMDLIDQEPDESLQ, encoded by the coding sequence ATGAAGGCATTATCTATTCGCAATCTTAAGAAAATCTATAGTAATGGATTTGTAGCCTTAAAGGGTATTGATCTTGATGTCGAGGCCGGCGATTTCTTTGCTTTGCTAGGCCCTAACGGCGCCGGCAAATCGACGACGATCGGCATTATCAGTTCTTTGATCAATGCTTCCAGCGGTTCGGTCAGTATCTTCGGCCATGACCTGCAGCACGATAGGGCTCGGGCGAAAAGCTGCATCGGCCTGGTGCCTCAGGAAGTCAATTTCAACCAGTTCGAAACCGTCAAAAACATTCTGCTCAATCAGGCCGGCTATTATGGCATACCGCACAAGATCGCCCTGCAGCGGGCCGAGCTCTGCCTTAAACAAATGGACCTGTGGGACAAGCGCGACACGGTATCGAGGCGCCTGTCGGGCGGCATGAAACGCCGGGTCATGATTGCCCGTGCACTGGTTCATGCGCCTAAGTTATTGATTCTGGACGAGCCGACGGCCGGGGTCGATATCGAAATCCGCCGCTCGATGTGGAAATTGATGCAGGAAGTCAACCGGCAGGGCACGACCATTATCCTGACCACGCATTACCTTGAAGAAGCCGAAAGCCTGTGCCGCAATATCGCCATCATCAATCACGGCCAGATCGTCGAGAATTCCGACATGGCCAGCTTACTGGCCCGGCTTAACATCGATTATTTTGTGCTGGATCTGGCCGAGCCGATCGACACGGTGCCGGTCATCGAGGGTTATCAGATAGACCGCGTTTCGGACAAAGTGCTGAACGTGGCCGTGCCCAAAGAGAACGGATTGAACACCTTGTTCAATCTGTTGACGGAACGGAATATCAAAGTGATCAGTCTGAAAAACAGGACCAACCGGCTCGAACAATTGTTTATGGATTTGATTGACCAAGAACCCGACGAGTCACTGCAATGA
- a CDS encoding ABC transporter permease, translated as MSHAIALRTIIKKEVQRFIRIWPQTLLPPAITTALYFLIFGKLIGDRIGTVGGASYMDYIVPGVILMSVISHSYANVVSSFYSTKFQHNIEELLVSPVPNWVILAGYVSGGIIRGLLVGVVVALISLVFADIAVNNVLIALSIAALTATVFSLAGFINAVFADSFDDISIIPNFILTPLSYLGGVFYSVDMLPSTWQTISQGNPILYMVNAFRYGLIGVTDVDIGIAFAMTGGFSVLLILFSLFLLHKGVGIKN; from the coding sequence ATGAGTCATGCCATAGCCCTGAGAACTATTATCAAGAAGGAAGTCCAGCGCTTTATCCGCATCTGGCCGCAGACCCTGCTGCCGCCGGCCATTACGACCGCGCTTTATTTCCTGATTTTCGGCAAGCTGATCGGCGACCGGATAGGCACTGTCGGCGGCGCCAGTTATATGGATTATATCGTGCCGGGCGTCATCCTGATGTCCGTAATCAGCCATTCTTACGCCAATGTCGTGTCTTCGTTTTATTCGACCAAGTTCCAGCACAATATTGAAGAATTGCTGGTTTCGCCGGTGCCCAACTGGGTCATTCTGGCCGGTTATGTCAGCGGCGGCATTATCCGCGGCTTACTGGTAGGGGTCGTCGTGGCGCTGATATCGCTCGTTTTTGCCGATATTGCCGTCAATAATGTCTTGATTGCCTTATCGATAGCCGCGCTGACGGCTACGGTATTCTCGTTGGCCGGCTTTATCAATGCCGTGTTCGCGGACAGTTTCGACGATATTTCCATTATTCCGAATTTTATATTGACGCCGTTAAGCTATCTAGGCGGCGTATTTTATTCGGTCGATATGCTGCCGAGCACATGGCAGACAATTTCCCAGGGCAATCCGATCCTGTATATGGTCAATGCGTTTCGCTATGGCTTGATTGGCGTGACTGATGTGGATATCGGGATTGCCTTTGCCATGACCGGCGGCTTTAGCGTTCTTCTTATTCTGTTCAGCCTGTTTTTGCTGCATAAAGGAGTGGGGATTAAGAATTAG
- the moeA gene encoding molybdopterin molybdotransferase MoeA — MITTQPSCNDIYEPGLIPVKDALARILAAVPAIEGHERLAIEHARGRTLCEPVVSSLNVPAHTNAAVDGYALHAEDLPDQGTRRLEIIGQAFAGQPYTGSTERGQCIRIMTGAPMPEGLDTVVMQEQVQLVDNFIELDNRHKAGQNVRQAGEDIQQGQTILQPGKYLTPPDIGLCASLGIAEISVRRKLRIAIASTGNEVFGIGQTREAGGIYDSNRYSLLAALDRPDIEVINLGILEDDPDSLLNSFEEAGAYADVIISSGGVSAGEADYTKTALQASGRVDFWKVALKPGRPLAFGQIGKAAFFGLPGNPVAVMVTFYQFVLPALEKMLGINNKPIVPTFLAKTTENLRKKPGRTEIYRGIIEQNGNGEWTVKTTGKQGSGILRSMSLANAFIILDHDNADIKAGEWVTVQPFSGLF; from the coding sequence ATGATTACAACTCAACCCAGCTGCAACGATATCTATGAGCCCGGACTGATCCCCGTCAAAGATGCATTGGCCCGGATATTGGCGGCCGTGCCTGCGATCGAAGGCCACGAGCGCCTCGCTATCGAACACGCCAGAGGCCGTACGCTCTGCGAACCGGTTGTTTCGTCCCTTAATGTACCGGCGCACACCAATGCCGCCGTCGACGGCTACGCGCTGCATGCCGAAGACCTGCCCGACCAAGGCACACGCCGGCTCGAAATCATCGGTCAGGCCTTTGCCGGTCAGCCTTATACGGGCAGCACGGAACGCGGCCAATGCATCCGCATCATGACCGGCGCGCCCATGCCGGAAGGATTGGACACTGTGGTCATGCAGGAACAGGTACAGTTAGTTGATAATTTCATCGAACTGGACAACCGGCATAAAGCCGGCCAAAACGTTCGCCAGGCTGGCGAAGACATTCAGCAGGGACAAACCATCCTGCAACCGGGCAAATACCTGACACCGCCCGACATCGGCTTATGCGCATCGCTCGGCATTGCCGAAATCAGTGTGCGCCGAAAACTCAGAATCGCTATCGCCTCGACCGGCAATGAAGTGTTCGGCATCGGCCAGACGCGCGAGGCAGGCGGCATTTATGACAGCAATCGTTATAGCCTGCTGGCGGCGCTGGATCGGCCCGATATCGAAGTCATCAATTTAGGCATACTGGAAGATGACCCCGATTCTCTGTTGAACAGTTTCGAAGAAGCCGGCGCCTATGCCGATGTGATTATTTCTTCCGGCGGCGTATCGGCCGGTGAAGCCGATTACACGAAAACGGCGCTGCAGGCATCCGGTCGGGTCGACTTCTGGAAAGTAGCCCTCAAGCCGGGGCGGCCTCTCGCTTTCGGCCAGATCGGCAAGGCCGCGTTTTTCGGCCTGCCCGGCAATCCTGTCGCCGTTATGGTGACGTTTTATCAATTTGTGCTGCCCGCCCTGGAAAAAATGCTGGGTATCAATAATAAGCCGATCGTGCCGACCTTCCTGGCCAAAACCACTGAAAACCTGCGCAAGAAACCCGGCCGCACCGAAATCTATCGCGGCATCATCGAACAGAACGGGAACGGCGAGTGGACCGTGAAAACAACCGGCAAGCAGGGTTCAGGCATTTTGCGCTCGATGAGTCTGGCCAACGCATTCATTATTCTTGACCATGACAACGCCGATATCAAAGCCGGCGAATGGGTGACAGTGCAGCCTTTTTCAGGGTTGTTTTAA
- the soxA gene encoding sulfur oxidation c-type cytochrome SoxA: protein MASRILKSILSSSVGGFIGLLLALPSQADPLQDQQKFRQHYQQLFPRLAPSDYADGVYAIDPIARQSWQAIEEFPPYEDAIEQGETLFNTPFKNGRRYADCFPGKGIAIAHEYPKWDRDKGEVITLEKTINDCRIDNQEAPLPYEKGDIARLLAYLAFTSRGKPITISIPADDPRALAAYQQGKDFYYRRRGQLNFACATCHVQNAGKQLRSEILSPSLGHTSHWPVYRLKWGEMGTLHRRFKECLEQIKAPPIPAQSPEFRNLEYFLSFMGNGIPSNGPSTRK from the coding sequence TTGGCCAGCAGGATTCTGAAGAGCATATTATCAAGTAGCGTTGGCGGTTTTATCGGCCTGCTGTTGGCTCTCCCTTCGCAGGCTGATCCGCTGCAGGATCAGCAGAAGTTCCGGCAGCATTACCAGCAGCTGTTCCCCAGGCTCGCTCCGTCGGACTATGCCGACGGCGTCTATGCGATCGATCCGATCGCGCGCCAGTCCTGGCAAGCTATCGAGGAGTTTCCGCCTTATGAGGATGCCATAGAGCAGGGCGAAACCTTGTTCAACACGCCTTTTAAAAACGGCCGCCGTTATGCCGACTGTTTTCCTGGTAAAGGAATCGCCATCGCTCATGAATATCCAAAATGGGACCGCGATAAGGGCGAAGTCATCACCTTGGAGAAAACCATCAATGACTGCCGCATCGACAACCAGGAAGCGCCCCTGCCCTATGAAAAAGGCGACATAGCCAGACTGCTCGCTTACCTGGCATTCACCTCGCGCGGCAAGCCGATTACGATTTCGATACCGGCCGATGATCCGCGCGCCCTGGCCGCTTATCAACAGGGCAAAGACTTCTACTACCGGCGCCGCGGCCAGTTGAATTTCGCTTGCGCCACCTGCCATGTGCAAAACGCCGGCAAGCAGCTGCGCTCCGAAATCCTGAGCCCTTCACTCGGTCACACCAGCCACTGGCCGGTTTATCGGTTAAAATGGGGCGAAATGGGCACCCTGCATCGGCGTTTCAAAGAATGCCTGGAACAGATCAAAGCCCCGCCCATCCCTGCCCAAAGCCCGGAGTTCCGGAATCTGGAGTACTTTCTAAGCTTTATGGGCAACGGCATTCCCAGCAACGGACCCAGCACGCGAAAATGA
- the soxZ gene encoding thiosulfate oxidation carrier complex protein SoxZ gives MSSIRIRTKRIDGKTQIRTLITHPMEHGRNIDKATNQPIPAHFIQELTVKHNDKVIANCAVGAGVSKDPYFAFMLKGGEPGDKITISWVDNLGQQDSEEHIIK, from the coding sequence ATGAGCAGCATCAGAATCCGAACCAAACGCATCGACGGCAAGACCCAGATCAGAACCCTGATCACGCATCCGATGGAGCACGGCCGCAATATCGACAAGGCCACGAATCAGCCTATCCCTGCGCACTTTATTCAGGAGCTGACCGTCAAGCATAATGACAAGGTGATCGCCAATTGCGCGGTAGGTGCCGGCGTTTCCAAAGACCCTTATTTCGCCTTCATGCTGAAAGGCGGCGAACCGGGCGATAAAATCACGATCAGTTGGGTGGATAATCTTGGCCAGCAGGATTCTGAAGAGCATATTATCAAGTAG
- the soxY gene encoding thiosulfate oxidation carrier protein SoxY has translation MPVNRREFLKKSVSISAYSVALASGFLKSGPASAEWIAEQFAQGKLEETLKTLFKDAKITASDKIEIQIPQIAENGAMVPITVTSHLDGVDAISILVEKNPVPLAARFNLSPDLEPSVSTRLKMAETSEVIVIAQANGNLYSARQMVKVTIGGCGG, from the coding sequence ATGCCCGTCAATCGTAGAGAATTTCTGAAAAAGTCCGTATCAATCAGTGCTTACTCCGTAGCCCTGGCCAGCGGTTTTCTTAAATCCGGTCCGGCCAGCGCGGAATGGATCGCCGAGCAGTTTGCCCAGGGTAAACTGGAAGAAACGCTGAAAACGCTATTCAAGGACGCGAAAATCACCGCAAGCGATAAAATCGAGATCCAGATACCGCAAATCGCGGAAAACGGCGCCATGGTGCCGATTACCGTTACCAGCCATCTTGACGGCGTCGACGCCATCTCCATTCTGGTCGAGAAAAATCCCGTGCCGCTGGCCGCCCGGTTCAACCTGTCGCCCGATCTTGAGCCTTCCGTATCGACCCGTTTGAAGATGGCTGAAACGTCCGAGGTCATTGTCATCGCACAGGCTAACGGCAACCTGTACAGTGCCCGGCAGATGGTCAAAGTCACGATCGGCGGCTGCGGAGGCTAA
- the soxX gene encoding sulfur oxidation c-type cytochrome SoxX, translating into MKPGLIALILLQPCAGMADTVKQRLDEGRQIAFDRTKGNCLACHVIADGESPGNIGPALAAIPSRFKDKQQLREQIWDATRFNPETSMPPFGRNHILDAEEIDKVVDYLWGLE; encoded by the coding sequence ATGAAACCCGGCCTCATTGCCCTTATTCTGCTGCAGCCCTGCGCCGGCATGGCCGACACTGTGAAACAGCGGCTGGACGAAGGCCGGCAGATTGCGTTTGACCGCACCAAGGGCAACTGCCTGGCTTGTCATGTCATTGCCGACGGCGAATCGCCGGGCAATATCGGCCCTGCGCTGGCAGCTATTCCAAGCCGGTTTAAAGACAAGCAGCAATTGCGCGAACAGATCTGGGATGCGACGCGCTTCAATCCAGAAACCAGCATGCCGCCGTTCGGCAGAAACCATATCCTCGACGCGGAAGAGATCGACAAGGTCGTCGATTATCTCTGGGGCCTGGAATGA
- the thiE gene encoding thiamine phosphate synthase: MKFPQTGLYAITQTEHKTIDTVIGEAAAAIRGGAAVVQYRDKNPIDAVLLARELVKLCHRHGVPLIINDDVELAVQSGADGVHLGKEDGHVAEARKRLGANAIIGVSCYNSVERAVAAEREGATYVAFGRFFPSSSKPLASPAQIETLRQAKSALHIPIVAIGGILPGNGAPLLESGADLLAVIGGIFDHQPEQSARAYLPLFEGEPVLP, encoded by the coding sequence ATGAAATTTCCACAGACCGGCCTCTACGCCATCACGCAGACCGAGCACAAAACCATCGATACGGTTATTGGCGAAGCCGCGGCGGCCATCCGCGGCGGCGCAGCCGTCGTGCAGTATCGCGACAAAAATCCCATCGATGCCGTGCTGCTGGCCCGAGAACTGGTCAAGCTCTGCCATCGCCATGGCGTGCCGCTGATTATCAATGACGACGTCGAACTGGCTGTTCAATCGGGCGCCGACGGCGTTCATCTGGGCAAGGAAGACGGCCATGTTGCCGAGGCCAGAAAGCGGCTGGGGGCAAACGCCATTATTGGCGTGTCTTGCTATAACTCGGTCGAACGTGCCGTCGCAGCTGAAAGAGAAGGCGCAACCTATGTGGCCTTTGGGCGCTTTTTCCCGTCCTCATCGAAGCCGCTGGCCTCGCCTGCGCAAATTGAAACACTCAGACAAGCCAAATCCGCGCTACATATCCCAATCGTGGCGATAGGAGGCATCCTGCCCGGCAACGGCGCACCCTTGCTAGAATCCGGCGCAGACCTGCTGGCCGTCATCGGCGGCATTTTTGACCATCAGCCTGAACAATCGGCCCGCGCGTATCTGCCTTTGTTCGAAGGTGAACCCGTACTGCCATGA
- the thiD gene encoding bifunctional hydroxymethylpyrimidine kinase/phosphomethylpyrimidine kinase — MNRPVVLCFSGHDPSGGAGVQADIETLVSQQCHAASVITALTEQDTHNVKKLIPQRPVDIISQAATLLADLPVKAIKIGLIGHPDTAAAIHEILIGHPQIPVVLDPVLAAGGGAELASEKLIAAVTDLLLPCTTMLTPNSEEARRLTGLNDLHDCGLALLDEGCDYVLITGTHETSPSVSNQLFHDGRLLETFTWDRLPASYHGSGCTLASAVAGLIAQGLDPFQAAAEAQDYTWHALEAAYRPGQGQHNPNRFFWIDD; from the coding sequence ATGAACCGTCCTGTCGTACTCTGTTTTTCCGGCCACGATCCCAGCGGCGGCGCTGGCGTGCAGGCCGATATAGAAACCCTGGTCAGCCAGCAGTGCCATGCCGCCAGCGTAATCACGGCGCTGACCGAGCAGGATACGCACAATGTCAAAAAGCTGATTCCACAGCGACCGGTGGACATCATCAGCCAGGCGGCCACGCTATTGGCCGACCTGCCGGTCAAGGCCATCAAGATCGGCCTGATCGGGCATCCTGACACGGCCGCCGCCATTCATGAGATATTGATCGGTCACCCGCAGATTCCGGTCGTGCTGGACCCGGTACTGGCGGCAGGCGGCGGCGCCGAGCTGGCCAGCGAAAAACTCATTGCGGCCGTCACGGACCTGTTGCTGCCCTGCACGACAATGCTGACGCCCAACAGCGAGGAAGCGCGCCGGCTGACCGGTTTGAACGACCTGCATGACTGCGGCCTGGCGCTGCTTGATGAAGGCTGCGACTATGTGCTGATTACCGGCACGCATGAAACTTCGCCCTCGGTCAGCAATCAACTGTTCCATGACGGCCGCCTTCTGGAAACCTTTACCTGGGACCGGCTGCCGGCCAGCTACCACGGCTCTGGCTGCACACTGGCATCGGCCGTGGCCGGCCTGATCGCGCAGGGCCTTGACCCGTTCCAGGCTGCTGCGGAAGCCCAGGATTATACTTGGCACGCACTGGAAGCCGCCTATCGGCCTGGTCAGGGCCAGCATAACCCCAACCGTTTTTTCTGGATCGACGACTGA
- the hemJ gene encoding protoporphyrinogen oxidase HemJ → MLWLKAFHLIFMVTWFAGLFYLPRLYVYHAMSDDEISNERFKVMERKLYYGITTPGMILTFVFGIWMLADYAWALYGSAGWLHAKLALLALMVVYHVFCGFWLLDFKYDRNQRSHVFYRWMNEVPVLFLLGIVILAVVKPF, encoded by the coding sequence ATGCTCTGGTTGAAAGCATTTCACTTGATTTTCATGGTCACCTGGTTCGCCGGCCTGTTTTACCTGCCGCGCCTGTATGTCTATCACGCCATGAGCGATGACGAAATCAGTAACGAGCGCTTCAAGGTCATGGAACGCAAACTGTATTACGGCATTACGACGCCGGGCATGATCCTGACTTTCGTCTTCGGCATCTGGATGCTGGCCGACTATGCCTGGGCCTTATACGGGTCGGCCGGCTGGCTGCATGCCAAGCTGGCGCTGCTGGCCTTGATGGTGGTTTATCATGTTTTCTGCGGGTTCTGGCTGCTCGATTTCAAATACGATCGCAATCAGCGCAGTCATGTCTTTTACCGCTGGATGAATGAAGTGCCGGTGCTATTTCTGCTCGGCATCGTGATTCTGGCCGTCGTTAAGCCGTTCTGA
- a CDS encoding peroxiredoxin family protein has product MKIKDWLLGLFLLALISAGIWIGLSKTVTPAPDATFTTITGKKIALNALRGKPVLVTFWATDCPGCMEEIPHLIDLYKNYHERGLEIIAVAMYYDPPNHVVTFAKDNALPYEVALDLQAEHARDFGDVRLTPTTFLIMPDGSIALQKIGAFDPDDMKTRIEALLKG; this is encoded by the coding sequence ATGAAAATTAAAGACTGGCTCTTAGGGTTATTTTTACTGGCGTTGATTTCGGCAGGAATCTGGATAGGCCTTAGCAAAACCGTGACGCCGGCGCCTGATGCGACTTTCACGACCATCACCGGCAAAAAAATCGCTTTAAATGCGCTGCGCGGCAAGCCCGTGCTGGTCACGTTCTGGGCCACCGACTGCCCCGGTTGCATGGAAGAAATACCGCATCTGATTGATTTGTATAAGAACTATCATGAGCGGGGACTGGAAATCATCGCCGTCGCCATGTATTACGACCCGCCCAACCATGTCGTCACCTTCGCCAAGGACAACGCCCTGCCTTACGAGGTTGCGCTGGATTTGCAGGCCGAGCATGCCAGAGACTTCGGCGATGTCCGCCTGACGCCGACTACCTTCCTGATCATGCCTGACGGCTCGATTGCGCTGCAAAAAATCGGCGCGTTTGACCCTGACGATATGAAAACCCGCATTGAAGCTCTGCTAAAAGGATAA
- the serA gene encoding phosphoglycerate dehydrogenase, with product MKKILISDKLAEAGINYLHDQSDIQLHIETGLNEDGLCRIIGDYDALLIRSDTKVTKKVLQAAKRLKLIGRAGIGVDNVDLAAATEQGVIVMNTPDANATTTAELAVAHMMSLSRHLPTADRSVRAGKWERSRLMGSEVAHKTMGIIGFGTIGRIVAQRGLGLKMHVIAHDPFVTPEIFEELGVESVELDDLLRQADYVTLHCPLIEKTRNLIGSSQLTMMKKEAMLINCARGGLIDEEALYDALKNGQIAGAALDVYEHEPPANSPLLELDNIVFTPHLGASTTEAQVAVSVEIARQAVTFLKTGEAVNALNLPRLSAEELKRASEFMTLANILGKVLVNLAPKPLEKIEVALFGRAAEVEARPVSVSALIGVLSGQVSVPVNRVNAENIARRQGVSLIESKTYETQDYLSLINVTGHFADQSITLAGALLGGRHPRLVSIDQFDLEVVPQGTLLITRHDDKPGVISAISTLLGNANINISRMEVGTADDQNQAMAVISVSKPLTDDLLQQLCGIAAVHKATQINL from the coding sequence ATGAAAAAAATTCTTATTTCAGACAAGTTGGCAGAGGCGGGAATTAATTATTTGCATGATCAATCCGATATACAGCTGCATATCGAGACAGGATTGAATGAAGACGGCCTCTGCAGGATTATCGGCGATTATGACGCGCTACTGATACGCAGCGATACAAAAGTCACTAAAAAAGTCTTGCAGGCCGCCAAACGCCTGAAGCTGATAGGCCGCGCCGGCATAGGCGTCGATAATGTCGATCTGGCCGCGGCCACGGAGCAGGGCGTTATCGTCATGAATACGCCCGATGCCAATGCCACGACGACAGCCGAATTGGCTGTCGCACACATGATGTCGCTGAGCCGGCACCTGCCAACCGCCGACCGCTCGGTCCGTGCCGGTAAATGGGAGCGCTCCAGGCTGATGGGCTCCGAAGTCGCACACAAGACGATGGGCATCATCGGTTTCGGCACGATAGGGCGCATCGTCGCCCAGCGCGGGCTGGGCCTGAAAATGCACGTGATCGCGCACGATCCGTTCGTGACGCCGGAGATCTTCGAGGAATTGGGCGTCGAATCTGTGGAACTCGATGATCTGTTGAGACAAGCCGACTATGTGACTTTGCATTGCCCGCTGATCGAGAAAACGCGTAACTTGATAGGCAGCAGTCAGCTGACCATGATGAAGAAGGAAGCAATGTTGATCAACTGCGCCCGAGGCGGGTTGATCGATGAAGAGGCGTTGTATGATGCCTTGAAGAATGGCCAGATCGCCGGCGCAGCGCTTGATGTCTACGAACATGAGCCGCCCGCCAATTCACCCTTGTTGGAACTGGATAACATCGTGTTCACGCCGCATCTGGGGGCTTCCACAACGGAAGCGCAGGTTGCGGTCAGCGTGGAGATCGCACGGCAGGCCGTGACTTTCCTGAAAACCGGCGAGGCGGTCAATGCCCTGAACTTGCCCAGGCTGTCGGCCGAAGAGCTGAAACGGGCGAGCGAGTTTATGACGCTGGCCAACATTCTGGGCAAGGTGCTGGTTAATCTGGCACCCAAGCCGCTGGAAAAAATAGAGGTGGCGTTATTCGGCAGGGCGGCGGAGGTCGAGGCACGTCCCGTTTCTGTGTCGGCACTGATTGGCGTGCTGAGCGGACAAGTCTCTGTGCCGGTCAATCGCGTCAATGCCGAAAATATCGCCCGTCGTCAGGGAGTCTCCCTGATTGAGTCAAAAACGTACGAAACGCAGGATTATCTATCGCTGATCAATGTGACCGGGCATTTCGCGGATCAGAGCATTACGCTGGCCGGCGCCTTGCTGGGCGGACGTCATCCGCGCCTCGTTTCCATTGATCAGTTCGATCTCGAAGTCGTGCCTCAGGGTACATTGCTGATTACGCGCCATGATGACAAGCCGGGCGTAATATCGGCCATCAGTACCCTGCTGGGCAATGCCAATATCAATATCTCCCGGATGGAAGTCGGCACCGCCGATGACCAGAATCAGGCGATGGCCGTCATCAGTGTCTCAAAACCATTAACTGATGACTTATTGCAGCAACTGTGTGGCATTGCAGCCGTGCATAAAGCGACACAGATTAATTTGTGA